From a region of the Corvus cornix cornix isolate S_Up_H32 chromosome 2, ASM73873v5, whole genome shotgun sequence genome:
- the HACD1 gene encoding very-long-chain (3R)-3-hydroxyacyl-CoA dehydratase 1 isoform X5 codes for MVRFYIQKGTHRGLFRSVQKTLKFFQTFALLEVIHCAVGIVRTSVLVTGVQVSSRIFMVWFIAHSIKQIQNEESVILFLVVWTVTEITRYSFYTFNLLNHLPYFIKWARYNFFIILYPAGVAGELLTIYAALPYVKKTGMFSLRLPNKYNVSFDYYYFLIIVMFSYVPLFPQLYFHMLRQRRRVLHGEVIVEKDD; via the exons ATGGTGCGGTTTTATATACAGAAAGGAACACATAGAGGCTTATTCAGAAGCGTTCAAAAGACGCTTAAATTTTTCCAGACATTTGCTTTGCTTGAG gtAATCCACTGTGCAGTTG gAATAGTTCGCACATCTGTGCTTGTGACTGGGGTCCAAGTGAGTTCAAGAATCTTCATGGTGTGGTTCATTGCACATAGTATAAAACAG ATCCAGAATGAGGAGAGCGTTATTCTTTTTCTGGTCGTATGGACTGTGACAGAGATCACTCGATATTCCTTCTACACATTCAACCTGCTCAACCATTTGCCATACTTCATTAAATGGGCCAG ATACAacttttttatcattttgtaTCCTGCTGGAGTTGCAGGTGAACTGCTAACCATATATGCTGCTTTACCCTatgtgaagaaaacaggaatgttTTCGCTGAGACTTCCCAACAAATATAATGTCTCCTTTGACTACTATTACTTCCTTATTATTGTCATGTTCTCCTATGTGCCAT TATTTCCACAACTCTACTTCCACATGCTGCGGCAGAGAAGAAGGGTGCTTCATGGAGAAGTGATTGTGGAAAAGGACGATTGA